A window of the Lysinibacillus irui genome harbors these coding sequences:
- a CDS encoding thioredoxin family protein: protein MKKLLIIGSVIVVLFAAIIVLTNVSNKSKLESANNPYGDKKLKQETIDQLDDENYQNIMLPDELEAKIKAGEPVNAYFFSPICVHCQAFTPELMPIADELGVDIAQLNVYEYEDLWEKYNIEATPTFIRFEDGKEVNRFVGALKEEDLRTFLNTVVLKK from the coding sequence GTGAAAAAATTATTAATTATTGGTTCCGTTATTGTTGTCTTATTTGCAGCAATTATTGTGCTTACCAATGTCTCAAACAAAAGTAAGTTAGAAAGTGCAAACAACCCCTATGGCGATAAAAAGCTAAAACAAGAAACAATTGATCAATTAGATGATGAAAACTATCAAAACATTATGTTACCAGATGAACTAGAAGCTAAAATTAAAGCGGGTGAACCGGTCAATGCTTACTTCTTCAGTCCAATTTGTGTACACTGTCAAGCATTTACACCAGAGTTAATGCCAATTGCTGATGAATTAGGTGTTGATATTGCACAATTGAATGTCTATGAATATGAAGATTTATGGGAGAAATATAATATTGAAGCAACGCCAACATTTATTCGTTTCGAAGATGGTAAAGAAGTAAATCGCTTTGTAGGAGCTCTTAAAGAAGAAGATTTAAGAACATTCTTAAATACTGTAGTGTTAAAAAAATAG
- a CDS encoding tetratricopeptide repeat protein, whose product MSMDEYFYNGELMKCYELAKKVTNEEEKALAQKYINLLEQYELDHYPKPTAHLEVQHIERADESYPESDLVAEIRAIKDEAAFAKRIQQLEEVAKTGTPSDKAQSFFTQGELFLFAHHYNESVHCFQQAVKENPDKAVYWGITGQTMHRFGWIPFDALGYLEQAIQLDPTNPRWKWNRALVLIQLAKDLQMAPFMANAALTLEDALASCGEEQKSLKDAIQNTINNMDSYVFS is encoded by the coding sequence ATGTCAATGGATGAATATTTTTATAATGGCGAGCTAATGAAATGCTATGAATTAGCGAAGAAGGTAACAAATGAAGAGGAAAAAGCACTGGCACAAAAATATATCAATTTATTAGAACAGTATGAATTGGATCACTATCCAAAGCCAACTGCTCATTTAGAAGTTCAGCATATAGAACGAGCTGACGAAAGCTATCCAGAATCTGATCTAGTAGCTGAAATACGTGCAATAAAAGATGAAGCGGCATTTGCAAAGCGTATTCAGCAATTGGAGGAAGTGGCGAAAACAGGAACACCATCAGATAAAGCACAATCCTTTTTTACACAAGGGGAGCTGTTCTTATTTGCACATCATTACAATGAGAGTGTTCACTGCTTCCAACAAGCAGTGAAGGAAAATCCAGATAAAGCTGTCTATTGGGGGATCACAGGGCAGACGATGCACCGCTTTGGCTGGATACCTTTCGATGCGCTTGGTTATTTGGAGCAAGCGATTCAGCTAGATCCCACAAATCCTCGTTGGAAATGGAATAGAGCTCTTGTACTTATTCAATTAGCCAAGGATCTGCAAATGGCTCCATTTATGGCGAATGCGGCACTCACTTTGGAGGATGCGCTGGCTTCTTGTGGCGAAGAGCAAAAATCATTGAAAGATGCCATTCAAAATACAATCAACAATATGGATAGCTATGTTTTCTCATAA
- the cyoE gene encoding heme o synthase: MEQNLKTEHKPQSSRGNSSRSTILAQTVKTGIIKSNLIPMWAGLTLGMYKNKMAFIDNIPEIIFSTIGSALVIGAAGAFNNVYDRDIDAIMPRTQNRPTVTGEMSAKSTLSLAVVMLIIGVAVLALASPLAAAFGLLGVFLYVVPYTMWTKRRTIYNTEIGSISGAVPPLIGWSAVSSDVTHPAILGLFFVMVIWQMPHFYAIAIRKRIDYEAASVPMLPVVKGMRRTYYQTNFYLILLILSSFLFGSLSVGIMLVALILSIAWLAMSIYGYHSNTDQVKWATKMFVFSLFHMTILFSTVIVYSLVGVIFKLY; the protein is encoded by the coding sequence ATGGAACAAAATCTGAAAACGGAGCATAAACCGCAATCCTCACGTGGGAATTCATCACGCTCTACTATTTTAGCGCAAACAGTCAAAACAGGGATTATTAAATCCAATTTAATTCCTATGTGGGCTGGTTTAACGCTAGGCATGTACAAAAATAAAATGGCGTTTATAGACAATATACCTGAAATCATTTTTTCAACAATCGGTTCCGCCCTTGTAATTGGAGCAGCAGGGGCATTTAATAATGTCTATGACCGTGATATTGATGCAATTATGCCCCGTACACAAAATCGACCAACTGTAACAGGGGAAATGTCAGCGAAATCGACTTTATCATTAGCTGTCGTCATGTTAATTATTGGAGTAGCTGTGTTAGCACTTGCTTCACCATTAGCTGCTGCATTTGGGTTATTAGGTGTATTCCTATATGTTGTCCCATACACAATGTGGACAAAACGTCGTACGATATATAATACGGAAATTGGCAGTATTAGTGGTGCAGTACCACCATTAATTGGATGGTCTGCTGTCTCTTCAGACGTTACGCACCCTGCAATACTAGGCTTATTTTTTGTGATGGTGATTTGGCAAATGCCTCACTTTTATGCCATTGCGATTCGCAAACGTATAGACTATGAAGCAGCTAGTGTGCCAATGCTACCTGTTGTAAAAGGAATGCGCCGTACGTATTATCAAACTAATTTTTATTTAATCTTATTGATTTTATCAAGCTTTTTATTTGGCTCGTTAAGTGTAGGCATTATGCTTGTGGCTTTAATATTAAGTATTGCTTGGCTCGCGATGAGTATTTATGGTTATCACAGTAATACAGATCAAGTGAAATGGGCTACAAAAATGTTTGTCTTTTCACTATTCCATATGACAATACTATTCTCAACAGTCATTGTGTACTCCCTAGTAGGGGTTATCTTTAAACTATATTAA
- a CDS encoding alpha/beta hydrolase, giving the protein MNTPFTFKHTQPTNMDPTKKYPAIFLLHGMGSHEDDLPQLVQEFKEQCHIFSLRGPITQHPGYAFFTIQEVGQPDRAIFDKVLVALQRFILEAIDEYQIDPHKVFVLGFSQGAVLAQSLAFVMGNLVTGIIALSGYTPKFVTEEYAIRSVDHLHAFISHGDYDYVIPSQWGMESKEIFEQFGATVTFKQYPDGHGVTPENMRDLVTFLAQQLQEEIQ; this is encoded by the coding sequence ATGAATACACCATTTACTTTTAAACATACACAACCAACAAATATGGACCCTACTAAAAAATACCCAGCTATTTTTTTACTGCATGGTATGGGCAGTCATGAGGATGATTTACCACAGTTAGTGCAGGAATTCAAAGAGCAATGTCATATTTTTAGTTTACGAGGGCCAATTACCCAACATCCTGGCTATGCATTTTTCACCATTCAAGAGGTAGGGCAACCAGATCGTGCTATCTTCGATAAAGTGTTAGTGGCATTACAACGATTTATATTAGAGGCCATTGATGAATATCAAATTGATCCTCATAAAGTATTTGTATTAGGCTTTAGCCAAGGTGCAGTATTAGCTCAATCACTTGCCTTTGTTATGGGGAATTTAGTGACTGGGATCATCGCATTAAGTGGCTATACACCAAAATTTGTTACTGAGGAATATGCCATCCGCTCTGTAGACCATTTGCATGCTTTTATTTCACACGGAGATTATGATTATGTAATACCTTCTCAATGGGGCATGGAAAGCAAAGAGATCTTTGAACAATTTGGTGCTACGGTGACATTTAAACAATATCCAGATGGACATGGTGTAACGCCAGAAAATATGCGTGACCTTGTGACGTTTTTAGCACAGCAACTACAGGAAGAAATTCAATAA